TTCCTGATCATGGTCCAGAATCATACTTTCTGTATGCTGCTTGATCTCCGGGTCAAATGCAACTTGAATTTCATTGATTGTCTCGATTATATCGTCTGCTTCCGGCTCATCCAGAGCCAGTCCAATTTGTGGGCCTCCTCAGCCAAAGCCTGCGAAATAAACTCTAATGCCACCCGTATCTTTCTCTTGAAACACTTGCTTCAATAGGTCACGAGCTGAATCTGTAATTTTCAAGATTACCATCCTTTCTTTAGTTTATAAATGGATTCAAGCTATATCAGTAACTGGTAAGTCATTAAATAACCTATTCCAATACCCCCGCCTGTACACGTTAATATTACTGCAATACTCCTTAGGAAGAAAGTATTTAGTTTATATCCTGTCCATTTTTTAATAAACCTCTTTTTATTGCTCAACCTGAAAAAGACGAACCACTTCAGATGTGGTTCGTCCTCCATTGTTATAAGTATTTTCTATGAATGCTCTTCCCGTCGTAAGTGAAAAGCATATTTTTTCCTTCAACCATGGTTTCCATATGAACTCCTCTTCCCCAAAGCTGGTATACGTATGGGAGTACTTTTTCAAGATATTTAAGATCAAGCTCCACTCCTTCAAACCAATGCTTGAGGTAAAGCTCTCCATTCTTCATATAATCGCCGTCATTAACCGTCAAATACGGGAATCCTCCATTTACACGCATGCTGACAAGCTGATCCCGAACATGCTCCCACTGTTTATCAACAATTTTATAATCCTTTCCCTGCTTTTGAAAAAGGTACATATCTTCTCTCATGACAAGGTCTTTTGTTAAATAATTTCTCAAAAAGAAATATCGGATTCGATTTCACGCACCTCAAACATTTTTTCCCTGCCTGAACCTGGAACTGCACCGCGCCTCTTCATTTCCTCCGTCGGGTTGTTATACCTCTCTTCAATATCTTCAAAAATTTTCAGGCCCAGATAATATGGATTGATTCCGGTTCTGGACGGCTGAACCACTCCGGCATTCAATTTGGCAAATTCAAGCGCTTCTGCAGATGTCAATTCCATTTCCCTTAAAATACGCTGATGCCAATAGGAAGCCCATCCCTCATTCATGATTTTTGTTTCGAGCTGCGGCCAAAAATAGAGCATTTCTTCCCGCATCATAGTTAAAATATCCCGCTGCCAGTCGGTTAGCTCCCTGCTGTAGCTTTCAATAAATAATAGTAAATCCTTTTCGGGTTTTGGAGGGAATTTCTTTTTCTTCTTCTTTGGCTCATGCTTTTTGTTCCTTTCATCCAAACCCCATAAATCATCATAAGGGCTAGGCGCTGCCGTATCACCGCTGCTTTCATATTCATCTTCCGTACTCCAGGCGAGCTTAGGTCTCATAAGAGACGGATCAATATGTTCTTCAATTGCCAGCACTGCATCCAGGAAAGTTTCCACTTCCTTCTTCCCAAACTCAATTTCATATTGCCTGATTCTTTCGGCGGTGGCAGCCATGCTCTCTACCATGTCCCTCTTTGTGTTTTGAAAACGGACATTATTTTTAAAGAAATCGCAGTGTGCTAAAACATGCGCCACAATTAATTTGTTTTGAATAAGGGCATTGGAATCGAGCAGAAACGCGTAGCAAGGATCCGAATTGATTACAAGCTCATAAATTTTTGATAATCCTAAATCATAATGCAGCTTCATTTTATGAAACTGTTTTCCAAAGCTCCAATGCGAAAACCTGGTCGGCATGCCATAAGCGCCGAATGTATAAATGATTTCTGCAGGACAAATTTCATACCTCATTGGGTAATAGTCCAGGCCAAACCCATTTGCAATTTCAGTAATTTCCTGAATGGCATATTCCAATGACTTATTTTCTTCTTCTCGCATTGCCACTCCCCTTTTAGTCCTTACCATAATCTATGAACCAACAAGAGGATTGATGAGTAGTCTCTTCATAAGCTTGTAACAAATTACATCAAAAAGCGGAGCATTTCGCCCCGCTTTTCATTTGGATTTACTCATCAAATTCGGCTTTTAATACTTTTCCTGTTTCAGCATCAATATCAACATCTGCTTCGCCTTTATTTGTTTGCAGTTCAACTTCATATAGGATTTGTCCATCGTCTTCATCTATTTCAATTTCTTTCATCGTTCCATTAACTTCTTTTTCAGCTATTTCAATAGCCTTTTGTTCGGAGATTACATTTTCCCGATTTACCTCTTTTTCAGACTGATCATCGTCATCATCGTCGTTTCGCTCTTTATTAATTGAAATGACTTCACCATCTAAGGCGTGAACT
This window of the Cytobacillus pseudoceanisediminis genome carries:
- a CDS encoding PepSY domain-containing protein, producing MNKKFAVISLTGALLLGGAVAAGAADTNGKGSTGSKKEAAQDMITVEEAKKIALSEAEGRVESIELERANGKQYYEIDIENGKEDFDIKVHALDGEVISINKERNDDDDDDQSEKEVNRENVISEQKAIEIAEKEVNGTMKEIEIDEDDGQILYEVELQTNKGEADVDIDAETGKVLKAEFDE